Proteins from one Phyllobacterium zundukense genomic window:
- a CDS encoding TRAP transporter substrate-binding protein translates to MLNKLMNVLVGVALPLALLATGPAMAEVREHQLKFASANNKGHPQVMGMEKFADLVKEKSSGKITVKLFPGGVLGGDVQTVSALQGGVIEMTVLNAGILAGNVKQFGAVDLPFLFNSGEEADKVMDGPFGTSLIKLLPDTGLVGLAYWELGFRNLTNNRHPVAKLEDIKGLKIRTIQSPIPIELFNSLGANAVPMPYTELYTALETGTVDGQENPAANIVNAKFYEVQKYMTITRHQYNPQIVLISKKFWDGLNDEEKAVLQSAADEARDYQRKVSRQQDAASIDEIRKTGMEVTELSPEETQKLRDAVKPMIDKFSADIGAETVTELFKQLNAARGQ, encoded by the coding sequence ATGCTCAATAAATTGATGAACGTCCTTGTAGGAGTGGCACTGCCGCTCGCACTGTTGGCGACTGGCCCGGCCATGGCCGAGGTTCGTGAGCATCAGCTCAAATTTGCATCGGCCAACAACAAGGGCCACCCGCAGGTCATGGGCATGGAGAAGTTCGCCGATCTCGTGAAGGAAAAGAGCAGCGGCAAGATTACCGTAAAGCTTTTCCCGGGAGGCGTGCTGGGCGGAGACGTTCAGACAGTTTCCGCCCTTCAGGGCGGGGTGATCGAAATGACAGTACTGAACGCCGGGATATTGGCCGGCAACGTCAAGCAGTTCGGCGCGGTCGATCTGCCCTTCCTGTTCAACAGCGGTGAAGAGGCAGACAAGGTCATGGACGGTCCGTTCGGCACGAGCCTCATCAAATTGCTGCCGGATACGGGCCTTGTCGGGCTTGCCTATTGGGAACTCGGTTTTCGAAATCTGACCAACAACCGGCATCCGGTAGCAAAGCTGGAAGATATCAAGGGTTTGAAAATCCGTACTATCCAGTCGCCAATCCCCATCGAGCTCTTCAACAGTCTCGGCGCGAATGCGGTGCCCATGCCATATACCGAACTCTATACCGCGCTCGAAACAGGAACGGTGGACGGCCAGGAAAATCCTGCGGCGAATATCGTGAACGCGAAATTCTATGAAGTCCAAAAGTACATGACGATTACGCGCCACCAGTACAATCCGCAGATCGTGCTGATCAGCAAGAAGTTCTGGGACGGGCTGAATGATGAAGAAAAGGCCGTACTGCAATCGGCCGCAGACGAAGCGCGCGATTATCAGCGAAAGGTTTCGCGTCAGCAGGACGCGGCATCGATCGACGAGATCAGGAAGACCGGGATGGAAGTCACTGAACTCAGCCCGGAGGAAACACAGAAACTTCGTGATGCGGTCAAGCCGATGATCGACAAGTTCAGTGCGGACATTGGCGCAGAAACCGTGACGGAACTCTTCAAGCAACTGAACGCAGCACGCGGCCAGTAG
- a CDS encoding TRAP transporter large permease, translating to MTVAIFLGALLGPMALGVPIAFALIVSGVALMMYLGMFDAQIVAQNVLNGADSFPLMAVPFFMLAGEVMNTGGLSRRIVALAMSLVGHIRGGLGFVAIFAACVLSSLSGSAVADAAALGTLLLPMMLKSGHDPARAGGLLASASIIGPIIPPSIGFILYGVVGGVSITKLFLAGIFPGLLIAMALCITWLIVASKEQFSLPPRQSGAVRFKAFIDSIWALMLPLIIIVGLKFGVFTPTEAGVVAAVYSLFVAMVIYRELPPAKLFHVFVAAAKITAVVMFLVAAAAVSAWLITVADVPGDLAALIEPLMGNQTLLLLAIMVLVVLVGTAMDMTPTILIMTPVLMPIIKQAGIDPVYFGVLFIINNSIGLITPPVGTVLNVICGISKLSMEELMKGVMPFLIAELIVLLLLVLFPQLVMVPVSWLGH from the coding sequence ATGACGGTAGCAATCTTCCTTGGTGCACTGCTTGGGCCCATGGCGCTGGGCGTGCCGATCGCCTTCGCCCTGATCGTCAGCGGCGTCGCGCTCATGATGTATCTCGGCATGTTCGACGCCCAGATCGTTGCGCAAAATGTGTTGAACGGCGCGGACAGCTTTCCATTGATGGCGGTCCCGTTCTTCATGCTTGCTGGCGAAGTAATGAACACCGGGGGCCTGTCACGGCGCATCGTCGCTCTGGCCATGTCTCTGGTCGGTCATATCCGCGGCGGCCTGGGTTTCGTGGCGATCTTTGCCGCTTGCGTGCTGTCGAGCCTTTCAGGATCTGCCGTGGCTGATGCGGCCGCGCTGGGCACGCTGCTATTGCCGATGATGCTGAAATCGGGCCATGACCCGGCGCGAGCAGGTGGACTGCTTGCCTCGGCGTCGATCATTGGACCGATCATCCCGCCTTCGATTGGTTTCATCCTCTATGGCGTCGTCGGCGGCGTGTCGATTACCAAGCTGTTTCTTGCCGGAATATTTCCCGGTCTCTTGATCGCCATGGCGCTTTGCATCACGTGGCTGATTGTTGCAAGCAAGGAGCAATTCAGCCTGCCCCCACGACAATCCGGAGCGGTCCGGTTCAAGGCATTCATTGACAGCATCTGGGCTCTCATGCTGCCGCTTATCATCATCGTCGGGTTGAAATTCGGTGTGTTCACGCCCACCGAAGCAGGAGTGGTCGCGGCCGTTTATTCGCTCTTCGTCGCCATGGTGATCTATCGCGAATTGCCGCCAGCAAAACTTTTCCACGTTTTCGTCGCCGCTGCGAAGATTACGGCTGTCGTCATGTTCCTGGTCGCGGCGGCAGCGGTTTCCGCGTGGCTGATCACTGTGGCCGACGTGCCGGGTGATCTCGCCGCTCTGATCGAACCATTGATGGGCAATCAGACATTGCTACTCCTCGCCATCATGGTTCTCGTGGTGCTCGTCGGTACCGCAATGGATATGACGCCGACCATTCTCATCATGACGCCTGTGCTCATGCCCATTATCAAACAGGCGGGGATCGATCCCGTGTATTTCGGCGTCCTTTTCATCATCAACAACTCGATCGGCCTCATCACGCCGCCGGTCGGCACCGTGCTCAATGTCATCTGCGGAATATCGAAACTTTCGATGGAAGAGCTGATGAAGGGCGTCATGCCATTTCTCATCGCTGAACTCATCGTGCTGCTCCTGCTTGTCCTGTTTCCGCAACTGGTAATGGTGCCGGTGAGCTGGCTGGGACATTGA
- a CDS encoding TRAP transporter small permease: MARIIEFCFLMLKVAIALLLAGMVVLVFGNVVLRYAFNQGITYSEELARLFFVWLTFLGAVVAMHEHGHLGVDSVIRRLPPNTAKAAVLAGHFLMLVATWLLITGSWDQTLINLHVKAPATGISMAFFYGAGLAFGVPAFLILLWDAFCVATGRIDLATAELVRDSEEQIADDDHSSTGLVRPVNTLGSQR; this comes from the coding sequence ATGGCGCGCATAATCGAATTCTGCTTTCTCATGCTGAAGGTTGCGATTGCACTGTTGCTGGCGGGCATGGTGGTACTGGTTTTCGGCAATGTCGTCCTGCGCTACGCGTTCAATCAGGGCATCACTTACTCCGAAGAACTCGCGCGGCTGTTTTTCGTATGGCTGACATTCCTCGGCGCTGTTGTCGCCATGCATGAACATGGTCATTTGGGCGTCGATTCTGTTATCCGGCGTTTACCGCCAAATACTGCCAAGGCGGCCGTTTTGGCCGGTCATTTCCTTATGCTGGTAGCTACATGGTTATTGATCACCGGCAGCTGGGATCAGACACTCATCAACTTGCATGTCAAAGCGCCTGCGACCGGTATTTCCATGGCATTCTTTTATGGTGCGGGCCTCGCGTTCGGGGTTCCCGCATTCTTGATTCTTCTTTGGGATGCCTTTTGCGTCGCGACAGGCCGCATCGATCTGGCGACTGCCGAGCTTGTCCGCGACTCCGAAGAGCAGATCGCTGACGATGACCATTCAAGCACGGGGCTGGTCCGTCCTGTCAATACGCTGGGGAGCCAGCGATGA
- a CDS encoding TetR/AcrR family transcriptional regulator: MTDSSASARKNDPQRTQEDILVVATEEFSTHGLAGARVDAIAERTRTSKRMIYYYFGSKEGLYLAVLERSYRKIRTLEADLELTNLPPEAALRTLISTTFNHDEANPDFVRLVSIENIHHAAHMLRSEAIRDLNVSVIETIAGILKRGIRDNVFRRNADPIDVHMMISAFCFFRVSNRYTFGTIFRRDLSKPETMERHRNMIADAVLGYLKTSE, translated from the coding sequence TTGACCGACAGTTCGGCGAGTGCAAGAAAGAACGATCCGCAGAGAACGCAGGAGGATATCCTCGTCGTGGCGACGGAGGAGTTTTCAACGCATGGTCTTGCCGGAGCCCGCGTCGATGCCATCGCGGAACGCACCCGAACTTCCAAACGCATGATCTATTATTATTTCGGCAGCAAAGAGGGTCTGTACCTCGCCGTGTTAGAACGATCGTACCGAAAAATCCGGACACTTGAAGCGGATTTGGAACTTACGAACCTACCGCCGGAAGCGGCGTTGCGAACATTGATCTCAACCACGTTCAATCATGATGAGGCCAATCCGGATTTCGTTCGATTGGTCAGTATCGAGAATATTCATCACGCGGCCCATATGCTCCGATCCGAGGCAATCCGCGATCTGAATGTCTCCGTAATCGAAACCATTGCCGGAATCCTGAAGCGCGGCATACGAGATAATGTTTTCCGGCGAAACGCCGACCCGATTGACGTGCATATGATGATTAGCGCGTTTTGCTTCTTCCGCGTTTCAAACCGCTACACATTCGGAACAATATTTCGGCGCGATCTTTCAAAACCTGAGACCATGGAGCGTCATCGCAACATGATCGCGGACGCAGTGCTCGGTTACCTGAAGACGTCCGAGTAG
- a CDS encoding cytochrome c, which translates to MRIWIIAHGSRARPLGIVILLAVCAMLGPVPSMGSDAIPEVVKARQEAMKAMANAGKKIAGMFEGKLPYDAPAFKRWAETIKAHSGAALMAEFPAASFGPPSAAKYEIDPSRDEFDALARKVASFASVISAAADQAPDDITPQMRMGAGMSTIGSSLLGKRKVAAGEEDISKLPAEHAFHLMLQECSACHAKFREEIH; encoded by the coding sequence ATGCGGATTTGGATTATTGCTCATGGCAGCCGTGCAAGACCGCTGGGGATTGTGATCCTGCTCGCGGTCTGCGCGATGCTCGGTCCCGTCCCCTCGATGGGCTCGGACGCGATCCCGGAGGTGGTCAAGGCGCGTCAGGAGGCAATGAAGGCCATGGCCAATGCGGGTAAGAAAATCGCCGGAATGTTTGAAGGCAAGCTTCCTTATGATGCCCCGGCCTTCAAACGATGGGCAGAAACGATAAAAGCACATTCCGGCGCTGCGCTGATGGCGGAATTTCCTGCCGCGTCGTTCGGCCCGCCCTCGGCAGCAAAATACGAGATAGACCCGTCGCGCGACGAATTCGATGCCCTGGCCCGGAAGGTCGCCTCATTTGCGTCGGTCATCTCGGCCGCAGCAGACCAGGCACCGGACGACATCACGCCGCAGATGCGCATGGGAGCGGGCATGTCCACCATCGGCAGCAGCCTGCTGGGTAAGCGTAAGGTTGCGGCAGGTGAAGAAGATATCTCGAAACTTCCCGCCGAACACGCCTTTCATCTGATGCTGCAGGAATGCTCTGCCTGCCACGCCAAGTTCAGGGAGGAAATCCACTAG
- a CDS encoding MFS transporter, giving the protein MRLTNELEDRPIWRDPRAISLMMAASLTVMTAATISPALPGLERQFAGNETNALLIRLLVPAPSLAVVLVAPWCGAIADRSGRRRMLLAGLILFIISGSAGLVLPTLPLIMVSRLCLGVSLAMIMTAQSALIGDYFSGRALHAISSGQVSARNFGGFVFILIAGLLATVEPRLPFAVYVLPALALPFFWRVIVDLPSSTPAEQSSTTSSSGRFRPVVYLLAFGQMVITTLFFVMPTQLPFFLSGQGYSSPAVTGTALGTLMLAGGGAALCYPHLREAIGHAGNWACGFGLMATGFAILVTIEAGTAVFIGCAAIGAGYALATPGFIAISLGLTPPSRRGKTGALLTASVFLGQFLSPLISSPAISEWGWRVSGIGLAAVLGILALISGLAFRHLVREV; this is encoded by the coding sequence ATGCGACTAACCAATGAACTTGAAGATCGGCCAATCTGGCGCGACCCGCGCGCAATCTCTCTTATGATGGCGGCGTCTCTTACGGTGATGACGGCCGCCACAATTAGTCCCGCTTTGCCCGGCTTGGAAAGGCAATTTGCAGGCAATGAAACCAATGCGCTTCTTATCCGCCTACTGGTCCCGGCTCCGTCATTGGCAGTCGTCCTTGTTGCTCCTTGGTGTGGGGCTATTGCTGATCGATCAGGTCGGCGACGGATGCTTTTGGCGGGGTTGATCTTGTTTATTATCTCCGGAAGCGCTGGGCTGGTCCTACCGACGTTGCCATTGATCATGGTCAGCAGGTTGTGCCTGGGTGTTTCGCTTGCCATGATCATGACAGCGCAATCGGCGCTAATCGGGGACTACTTCTCGGGCCGAGCTCTGCATGCTATCTCGAGCGGCCAGGTCTCTGCCCGGAATTTTGGCGGGTTTGTTTTCATTCTCATCGCTGGCCTTCTTGCGACGGTTGAACCAAGGCTGCCCTTCGCAGTTTATGTTCTGCCAGCACTCGCTTTGCCGTTTTTCTGGCGTGTAATTGTCGATCTACCGTCGAGCACGCCTGCTGAACAAAGCTCCACTACCTCCTCCTCTGGCAGGTTCCGGCCAGTCGTATATCTCCTCGCTTTCGGTCAGATGGTCATAACGACGCTGTTTTTCGTTATGCCGACCCAGCTACCCTTCTTTCTATCAGGACAAGGTTACTCCTCCCCCGCGGTGACCGGAACTGCACTCGGGACACTCATGCTCGCGGGCGGGGGCGCGGCTCTTTGCTACCCTCATCTTCGCGAGGCGATTGGCCATGCTGGCAATTGGGCCTGTGGCTTTGGGTTGATGGCTACTGGGTTCGCGATCCTCGTGACAATCGAGGCGGGGACGGCGGTCTTTATAGGTTGCGCAGCCATTGGTGCAGGTTACGCGTTGGCCACACCAGGGTTTATAGCAATCTCCCTTGGTTTGACCCCTCCCAGCCGACGCGGAAAGACGGGAGCGCTGCTGACGGCATCGGTCTTTCTCGGCCAATTCCTATCGCCTCTTATCAGCAGTCCCGCAATATCCGAATGGGGATGGCGCGTCAGCGGTATTGGGCTTGCTGCAGTTCTGGGTATTTTAGCACTGATCTCGGGGTTGGCGTTCCGGCACTTGGTGCGCGAGGTATAG